In the genome of Ptychodera flava strain L36383 chromosome 13, AS_Pfla_20210202, whole genome shotgun sequence, one region contains:
- the LOC139147586 gene encoding TOX high mobility group box family member 3-like isoform X3, whose amino-acid sequence MSNTPDHSQQNNTIIPNPVMQHETFHTPSLGDEDFEIPPITPPPMAMDAMPSNMSDPNVPPALTEPMTSPSPTFTHDTNPTFTQALSHITETTDSLPNPSTETFPDPQFPPQNIDIPPITACNSSLGIDAISYSVQSSGDLSYPHHTPMTTVAMATGMSPSYPHPRDYNIPPPPPPQHVQSQVSQLSTINQSAISSQLGLQVGMQHGMSMGADGRLQKHSPSPPGSDLHTSPGHHESSEDSDDNTPLAQVVGTLKRTASTEPPPAKKKTPKKKKKKDPNEPQKPVSAYALFFRDTQAAIKGQNPNASFGEVSKIVASMWDSLGVEQKQVYKQKTEAAKKEYLKKLAAYRASLVSKAAVDQAESEELMQKQKKIGLPGNALSTANTTTTIQSLVPRNIAPKPKLTPTSMPITVTMTTVAKTASHPSVVQTIITSPKLQPQMVNTNGRKRSATCMRNGCVNPAIESADWDKEYCSNECVVSHCRCFYCLGSRKEPQHLPVGQVAAWSTPEPYFL is encoded by the exons ACATTTCACACGCCGAGTCTAGGTGACGAAGATTTTGAAATTCCTCCTATTACTCCACCGCCCATGGCAATGGATGCCATGCCCAGTAATATGAGCGACCCCAATGTACCGCCAGCCTTAACCGAACCAATGACAAGCCCGTCGCCGACGTTTACCCACGACACAAACCCAACGTTTACGCAAGCATTATCGCATATCACAGAGACCACAGACTCCCTGCCAAATCCGTCAACGGAGACATTTCCGGATCCTCAATTCCCACCACAGAATATTGATATTCCGCCCATTACTGCCTGCAATTCCAGCCTGGGAATTGACGCCATCTCGTATTCTGTGCAATCCTCCGGGGACCTGTCGTACCCGCACCACACTCCCATGACGACGGTGGCCATGGCGACCGGGATGAGCCCCTCGTACCCGCACCCGCGAGATTACAACATTCCACCACCACCACCCCCGCAGCACGTACAGAGTCAGGTCAGTCAGCTCTCCACAATCAACCAATCCGCAATCAGTTCACAACTGGGTCTCCAAGTCGGGATGCAACACGGCATGTCTATGGGTGCTGATGGGCGATTACAGAAACACAGTCCCTCGCCACCTGGGTCAGATTTGCATACGTCACCTGGCCATCATGAGAGCAGTGAAGACAGTGACGATAACACACCACTTGCACAG GTCGTAGGCACCCTCAAGCGAACAGCGTCAACAGAACCGCCCCCTGCCAAGAAGAAAACCcccaagaagaagaagaagaaggaccCCAACGAGCCCCAGAAACCGGTCTCGGCGTACGCGCTGTTTTTCAGAGACACACAGGCAGCCATTAAGGGCCAAAATCCAAACGCCAGCTTCGGAGAGGTGTCAAAGATAGTTGCATCCATGTGGGATAGCCTTGGAGTGGAACAGAAACAA gtttacaaacaaaaaacagaagCTGCCAAGAAGGAGTACTTAAAGAAATTAGCCGCGTACAGGGCTAGTCTAGTTTCAAAG GCTGCCGTGGATCAGGCCGAGTCGGAGGAACTCATGCAGAAACAGAAGAAAATCGGACTCCCAGGCAACGCTTTGAGTACTGCCAACACGACCACGACCATTCAGTCACTAGTTCCGCGGAACATCGCACCCAAACCCAAACTCACACCCACTTCCATGCCTATCACTGTCACCATGACAACCGTTGCCAAGACAGCATCTCATCCGTCTGTTGTACAGACCATTATCACGAGCCCAAAACTTCAGCCACAAATG GTGAACACAAATGGCCGCAAGAGGTCGGCAACGTGCATGAGAAATGGTTGCGTCAATCCAGCGATTGAAAGCGCCGACTGGGACAAAGAATACTGTAGCAACGAGTGCGTTGTCAGTCATTGCAG ATGTTTTTACTGCCTGGGTAGCCGCAAGGAACCCCAACATCTTCCCGTCGGTCAAGTAGCAGCTTGGTCAACTCCAGAACCTTATTTTCTGTAG
- the LOC139147586 gene encoding TOX high mobility group box family member 3-like isoform X2, which translates to MGILTFLGEDTSAFGLSMSNTPDHSQQNNTIIPNPVMQHETFHTPSLGDEDFEIPPITPPPMAMDAMPSNMSDPNVPPALTEPMTSPSPTFTHDTNPTFTQALSHITETTDSLPNPSTETFPDPQFPPQNIDIPPITACNSSLGIDAISYSVQSSGDLSYPHHTPMTTVAMATGMSPSYPHPRDYNIPPPPPPQHVQSQVSQLSTINQSAISSQLGLQVGMQHGMSMGADGRLQKHSPSPPGSDLHTSPGHHESSEDSDDNTPLAQVVGTLKRTASTEPPPAKKKTPKKKKKKDPNEPQKPVSAYALFFRDTQAAIKGQNPNASFGEVSKIVASMWDSLGVEQKQVYKQKTEAAKKEYLKKLAAYRASLVSKAAVDQAESEELMQKQKKIGLPGNALSTANTTTTIQSLVPRNIAPKPKLTPTSMPITVTMTTVAKTASHPSVVQTIITSPKLQPQMVNTNGRKRSATCMRNGCVNPAIESADWDKEYCSNECVVSHCRDVFTAWVAARNPNIFPSVK; encoded by the exons ACATTTCACACGCCGAGTCTAGGTGACGAAGATTTTGAAATTCCTCCTATTACTCCACCGCCCATGGCAATGGATGCCATGCCCAGTAATATGAGCGACCCCAATGTACCGCCAGCCTTAACCGAACCAATGACAAGCCCGTCGCCGACGTTTACCCACGACACAAACCCAACGTTTACGCAAGCATTATCGCATATCACAGAGACCACAGACTCCCTGCCAAATCCGTCAACGGAGACATTTCCGGATCCTCAATTCCCACCACAGAATATTGATATTCCGCCCATTACTGCCTGCAATTCCAGCCTGGGAATTGACGCCATCTCGTATTCTGTGCAATCCTCCGGGGACCTGTCGTACCCGCACCACACTCCCATGACGACGGTGGCCATGGCGACCGGGATGAGCCCCTCGTACCCGCACCCGCGAGATTACAACATTCCACCACCACCACCCCCGCAGCACGTACAGAGTCAGGTCAGTCAGCTCTCCACAATCAACCAATCCGCAATCAGTTCACAACTGGGTCTCCAAGTCGGGATGCAACACGGCATGTCTATGGGTGCTGATGGGCGATTACAGAAACACAGTCCCTCGCCACCTGGGTCAGATTTGCATACGTCACCTGGCCATCATGAGAGCAGTGAAGACAGTGACGATAACACACCACTTGCACAG GTCGTAGGCACCCTCAAGCGAACAGCGTCAACAGAACCGCCCCCTGCCAAGAAGAAAACCcccaagaagaagaagaagaaggaccCCAACGAGCCCCAGAAACCGGTCTCGGCGTACGCGCTGTTTTTCAGAGACACACAGGCAGCCATTAAGGGCCAAAATCCAAACGCCAGCTTCGGAGAGGTGTCAAAGATAGTTGCATCCATGTGGGATAGCCTTGGAGTGGAACAGAAACAA gtttacaaacaaaaaacagaagCTGCCAAGAAGGAGTACTTAAAGAAATTAGCCGCGTACAGGGCTAGTCTAGTTTCAAAG GCTGCCGTGGATCAGGCCGAGTCGGAGGAACTCATGCAGAAACAGAAGAAAATCGGACTCCCAGGCAACGCTTTGAGTACTGCCAACACGACCACGACCATTCAGTCACTAGTTCCGCGGAACATCGCACCCAAACCCAAACTCACACCCACTTCCATGCCTATCACTGTCACCATGACAACCGTTGCCAAGACAGCATCTCATCCGTCTGTTGTACAGACCATTATCACGAGCCCAAAACTTCAGCCACAAATG GTGAACACAAATGGCCGCAAGAGGTCGGCAACGTGCATGAGAAATGGTTGCGTCAATCCAGCGATTGAAAGCGCCGACTGGGACAAAGAATACTGTAGCAACGAGTGCGTTGTCAGTCATTGCAG AGATGTTTTTACTGCCTGGGTAGCCGCAAGGAACCCCAACATCTTCCCGTCGGTCAAGTAG
- the LOC139147586 gene encoding TOX high mobility group box family member 3-like isoform X4 yields MSNTPDHSQQNNTIIPNPVMQHETFHTPSLGDEDFEIPPITPPPMAMDAMPSNMSDPNVPPALTEPMTSPSPTFTHDTNPTFTQALSHITETTDSLPNPSTETFPDPQFPPQNIDIPPITACNSSLGIDAISYSVQSSGDLSYPHHTPMTTVAMATGMSPSYPHPRDYNIPPPPPPQHVQSQVSQLSTINQSAISSQLGLQVGMQHGMSMGADGRLQKHSPSPPGSDLHTSPGHHESSEDSDDNTPLAQVVGTLKRTASTEPPPAKKKTPKKKKKKDPNEPQKPVSAYALFFRDTQAAIKGQNPNASFGEVSKIVASMWDSLGVEQKQVYKQKTEAAKKEYLKKLAAYRASLVSKAAVDQAESEELMQKQKKIGLPGNALSTANTTTTIQSLVPRNIAPKPKLTPTSMPITVTMTTVAKTASHPSVVQTIITSPKLQPQMVNTNGRKRSATCMRNGCVNPAIESADWDKEYCSNECVVSHCRDVFTAWVAARNPNIFPSVK; encoded by the exons ACATTTCACACGCCGAGTCTAGGTGACGAAGATTTTGAAATTCCTCCTATTACTCCACCGCCCATGGCAATGGATGCCATGCCCAGTAATATGAGCGACCCCAATGTACCGCCAGCCTTAACCGAACCAATGACAAGCCCGTCGCCGACGTTTACCCACGACACAAACCCAACGTTTACGCAAGCATTATCGCATATCACAGAGACCACAGACTCCCTGCCAAATCCGTCAACGGAGACATTTCCGGATCCTCAATTCCCACCACAGAATATTGATATTCCGCCCATTACTGCCTGCAATTCCAGCCTGGGAATTGACGCCATCTCGTATTCTGTGCAATCCTCCGGGGACCTGTCGTACCCGCACCACACTCCCATGACGACGGTGGCCATGGCGACCGGGATGAGCCCCTCGTACCCGCACCCGCGAGATTACAACATTCCACCACCACCACCCCCGCAGCACGTACAGAGTCAGGTCAGTCAGCTCTCCACAATCAACCAATCCGCAATCAGTTCACAACTGGGTCTCCAAGTCGGGATGCAACACGGCATGTCTATGGGTGCTGATGGGCGATTACAGAAACACAGTCCCTCGCCACCTGGGTCAGATTTGCATACGTCACCTGGCCATCATGAGAGCAGTGAAGACAGTGACGATAACACACCACTTGCACAG GTCGTAGGCACCCTCAAGCGAACAGCGTCAACAGAACCGCCCCCTGCCAAGAAGAAAACCcccaagaagaagaagaagaaggaccCCAACGAGCCCCAGAAACCGGTCTCGGCGTACGCGCTGTTTTTCAGAGACACACAGGCAGCCATTAAGGGCCAAAATCCAAACGCCAGCTTCGGAGAGGTGTCAAAGATAGTTGCATCCATGTGGGATAGCCTTGGAGTGGAACAGAAACAA gtttacaaacaaaaaacagaagCTGCCAAGAAGGAGTACTTAAAGAAATTAGCCGCGTACAGGGCTAGTCTAGTTTCAAAG GCTGCCGTGGATCAGGCCGAGTCGGAGGAACTCATGCAGAAACAGAAGAAAATCGGACTCCCAGGCAACGCTTTGAGTACTGCCAACACGACCACGACCATTCAGTCACTAGTTCCGCGGAACATCGCACCCAAACCCAAACTCACACCCACTTCCATGCCTATCACTGTCACCATGACAACCGTTGCCAAGACAGCATCTCATCCGTCTGTTGTACAGACCATTATCACGAGCCCAAAACTTCAGCCACAAATG GTGAACACAAATGGCCGCAAGAGGTCGGCAACGTGCATGAGAAATGGTTGCGTCAATCCAGCGATTGAAAGCGCCGACTGGGACAAAGAATACTGTAGCAACGAGTGCGTTGTCAGTCATTGCAG AGATGTTTTTACTGCCTGGGTAGCCGCAAGGAACCCCAACATCTTCCCGTCGGTCAAGTAG